The following proteins are encoded in a genomic region of Sphingopyxis sp. YF1:
- a CDS encoding flagellar basal body protein codes for MASDKLFGIHATALQLRSQRMMMLASNIANAATPHYKARDLDFSKALDLAQQGGSMEGAVAYRVPVQASLDGNTVEMATEQTAFAENALAYRSSLSFLSGRVNTLTRALKGE; via the coding sequence ATGGCATCCGACAAGCTCTTTGGCATCCACGCCACCGCGCTTCAGCTGCGCAGCCAGCGCATGATGATGCTGGCGTCGAACATCGCCAACGCCGCGACGCCCCATTACAAGGCGCGCGACCTCGACTTTTCGAAAGCGCTCGACCTCGCGCAGCAGGGCGGGTCGATGGAGGGCGCGGTCGCGTATCGCGTTCCCGTTCAGGCGTCGCTCGACGGCAACACCGTCGAGATGGCGACCGAGCAGACGGCCTTCGCCGAAAACGCGCTCGCCTATCGTTCGAGCCTGTCCTTCCTGTCGGGGCGCGTCAACACGCTGACCCGCGCGCTGAAGGGCGAATGA
- a CDS encoding flagellar basal body L-ring protein FlgH, with protein sequence MPRRRSDAIAGAVLLLAVALPGAAQAKKDKVAPDAFSVTLPEPVPPAPPANGSIFQGGYVPLTSGARAGQVGDILTIQLVERTMAAKSNSAGTTRDGNIGLTPPTTGPLSLFDPSDVAMGGGSQFKGKGEATQSNTLSGEVTVTVAAVYPNGTMLVKGEKLLTLNRGDERVQIAGIVRSADIGPDNRVLSTRVANAHIRYVGKGEIARASQQGWLQRFFSIISPF encoded by the coding sequence ATGCCACGCAGACGCTCTGACGCGATCGCGGGCGCCGTCCTTCTGCTGGCCGTCGCGCTGCCCGGCGCGGCGCAGGCCAAGAAGGACAAGGTCGCCCCCGACGCCTTTTCGGTCACATTGCCCGAACCGGTGCCCCCGGCACCGCCGGCGAACGGCTCGATCTTTCAGGGCGGCTATGTGCCGCTGACTTCGGGCGCGCGCGCGGGGCAGGTCGGCGACATTTTGACCATCCAGCTCGTCGAGCGCACGATGGCGGCCAAGAGCAACAGCGCGGGGACGACGCGCGACGGCAATATCGGCCTGACCCCGCCGACGACCGGCCCGCTGTCGCTGTTCGACCCGAGCGACGTCGCGATGGGCGGCGGATCGCAGTTCAAGGGCAAGGGCGAGGCGACGCAGTCGAACACGCTGTCGGGGGAAGTCACCGTCACCGTCGCTGCCGTCTATCCGAACGGCACGATGCTGGTGAAGGGCGAGAAGCTGCTCACCCTCAACCGCGGCGACGAGCGCGTCCAGATCGCCGGGATCGTCCGGTCGGCCGACATCGGCCCCGACAACCGGGTGCTGTCGACGCGCGTCGCCAACGCCCACATCCGCTACGTCGGCAAGGGCGAGATCGCCCGCGCCAGCCAGCAGGGCTGGCTCCAGCGCTTCTTCTCGATCATCAGCCCGTTCTAA
- the motA gene encoding flagellar motor stator protein MotA has translation MFPVVGIIVLLLLVFGGFALTGGNLEPVLHALPHEMLIIGGAAVGSLIIGNSGKELKALGGGFAKVFKGPTYKKADYLDCILLVSTLMKMMRTEGPVAVEPHIEDPANSPIFQQYPRLAKDQTLVHLICDTLRLVVVSSGTLDPHAVEEVMDSALKNHHHHAIKPADGLQSLADALPALGIVAAVLGVVKTMGSIDQPPEVLGAMIGSALVGTFLGVLLAYGLVGPFATRARAVIESDAAIYHTVKQLIIASLHGHPQPLVIEAARSGVDHDNQPSFAEVFDGMRGR, from the coding sequence ATGTTTCCCGTTGTCGGCATCATCGTCCTGCTGCTGCTGGTTTTCGGGGGCTTCGCGCTGACCGGCGGCAATCTCGAACCGGTGCTGCACGCGTTGCCGCACGAGATGCTGATCATCGGCGGCGCCGCGGTCGGATCGCTGATCATCGGCAATTCGGGCAAGGAACTGAAAGCGCTCGGCGGCGGCTTTGCCAAGGTGTTCAAGGGGCCGACGTACAAGAAGGCCGATTATCTCGACTGCATCCTGCTCGTCTCGACGCTGATGAAGATGATGCGCACCGAGGGGCCGGTCGCGGTCGAACCGCATATCGAGGATCCCGCGAATTCGCCGATCTTCCAGCAATATCCGCGGCTCGCCAAGGACCAGACGCTCGTCCACCTGATCTGCGACACGCTGCGCCTCGTCGTCGTGTCGTCGGGTACGCTCGACCCGCATGCGGTCGAGGAGGTGATGGACAGCGCGCTCAAGAACCACCACCATCATGCGATCAAACCCGCCGACGGCCTGCAGAGCCTCGCCGACGCGCTGCCCGCGCTGGGCATCGTCGCGGCGGTGCTCGGTGTCGTCAAGACGATGGGGTCGATCGACCAGCCGCCCGAGGTGCTCGGCGCGATGATCGGGTCGGCGCTCGTCGGCACCTTCCTCGGCGTGCTGCTCGCCTATGGTCTCGTCGGCCCCTTCGCGACGCGCGCACGCGCGGTGATCGAAAGCGACGCCGCCATCTATCACACGGTCAAGCAGCTGATCATCGCCTCGCTCCACGGCCATCCGCAGCCGCTGGTCATCGAAGCCGCGCGCTCGGGGGTCGACCATGACAACCAGCCGAGCTTTGCCGAGGTGTTCGACGGGATGCGGGGCCGCTGA
- a CDS encoding flagellar hook-basal body complex protein — MSFYTSLSGLKGAQTEMSVVSNNIANAGSIGFKRSKAQFGDIFAASPNQSTKMIAGQGTRLNGITQQFTQGSYESSEKTFDMAIVGDGMFVVKGEPPRNQVTYTRNGSFSPLEDGRVIDSTGATLQLLPVDAAGNVTSRDLGATQDFVVPQHAPGNPDAALVNISIGLDGLATATFADGSDQTLGKIAMATFPAMEGLRPVGDAHWQSTGESGPPTIDAATNGPMGSIRSGALERSNVDITEELVMLIAAQRNFQANAKAIEGASALTQTIIGLR, encoded by the coding sequence ATGTCGTTCTATACCTCGCTTTCGGGCCTCAAGGGCGCGCAGACCGAAATGTCGGTCGTCTCGAACAATATCGCCAACGCCGGATCGATCGGCTTCAAGCGCAGCAAGGCGCAGTTCGGCGACATCTTTGCCGCGTCGCCGAACCAGTCGACCAAGATGATCGCGGGGCAGGGCACGCGCCTCAACGGCATCACCCAGCAATTCACGCAGGGGTCGTATGAATCGAGCGAGAAGACGTTCGACATGGCGATCGTCGGCGACGGCATGTTCGTCGTGAAGGGCGAGCCGCCGCGCAACCAGGTCACCTACACGCGCAACGGCTCCTTCTCGCCGCTCGAGGACGGCCGCGTGATCGATTCGACCGGTGCGACGCTGCAGCTGCTGCCCGTCGACGCCGCGGGCAACGTCACCAGCCGCGACCTTGGCGCGACGCAGGATTTCGTGGTGCCACAGCACGCGCCGGGCAATCCCGACGCGGCGCTCGTCAACATCTCGATCGGGCTCGACGGGCTTGCCACCGCAACCTTCGCCGACGGGTCGGACCAGACGCTCGGCAAGATTGCGATGGCGACCTTTCCCGCGATGGAGGGGCTGCGCCCCGTCGGCGACGCGCATTGGCAGTCGACCGGCGAAAGCGGTCCGCCGACGATCGACGCCGCGACCAACGGCCCGATGGGATCGATCCGCTCGGGCGCGCTCGAGCGCTCGAACGTCGACATCACCGAGGAGCTGGTGATGCTGATCGCCGCGCAGCGCAATTTCCAGGCGAACGCCAAGGCGATCGAGGGTGCGTCGGCGCTGACCCAGACGATCATCGGCCTGCGCTGA
- a CDS encoding flagellin, translated as MINAVGNRMTREIARQAKLADQLERLQVQISSGKRLQRASDDPVAARRIATIGKTQASAATWAANVKTAESRVAQADTALGSVGNLLVRARELTLSAASSTTNPADRASIAAELAGIADEIHGFAATRDANGEPLFAAGSARQVRFDADVSFAPVPSASDVFVMGGNSLSTGLRDAAAAVASGDQAAIGSALTALSDGVSHVADQRGAMGLSAGRLERIGDSLKARGIELSDERSAVEDTDLSVAIAQLNAQDITLQAAQAAFARINRQTLFDILG; from the coding sequence ATGATCAACGCCGTCGGGAACCGCATGACGCGCGAAATCGCGCGCCAGGCGAAACTGGCCGACCAGCTCGAACGCCTGCAGGTGCAGATTTCGAGCGGCAAACGGCTCCAGCGCGCCTCGGACGACCCGGTCGCCGCACGGCGCATCGCGACGATCGGCAAGACGCAGGCGAGCGCCGCGACATGGGCCGCCAACGTCAAGACCGCCGAATCGCGGGTCGCGCAGGCCGACACGGCGCTGGGATCGGTCGGCAATCTGCTCGTCCGCGCGCGCGAGTTGACGCTGTCGGCGGCCAGCAGCACGACCAACCCGGCCGACCGCGCGAGCATCGCGGCCGAGCTGGCGGGGATCGCCGACGAGATCCACGGTTTTGCCGCGACGCGCGACGCGAATGGCGAGCCGCTGTTCGCGGCGGGCAGCGCGCGTCAGGTGCGCTTCGACGCCGACGTCAGCTTTGCGCCGGTGCCGTCGGCGAGCGACGTCTTTGTGATGGGGGGCAACAGCCTGTCGACCGGGCTGCGCGATGCCGCTGCGGCCGTGGCCTCGGGGGATCAGGCGGCGATCGGCAGTGCGCTGACCGCCTTGTCCGACGGGGTTTCGCACGTCGCCGACCAGCGCGGCGCGATGGGCCTGTCGGCGGGGCGGCTCGAACGCATCGGCGACAGCCTGAAGGCGCGCGGCATCGAGCTTTCGGACGAACGCTCGGCGGTCGAAGACACCGACCTGTCGGTCGCGATCGCGCAGCTCAACGCGCAGGATATCACGCTCCAGGCAGCGCAGGCGGCCTTTGCGCGCATCAACCGGCAGACACTGTTCGATATTTTGGGCTGA
- a CDS encoding flagellar hook capping FlgD N-terminal domain-containing protein produces the protein MAVSSVTNNSNVVLQPKGSANQMGQGDFLRLMTAQLSQQDPFNPVDNQAMVAQMAQFSSLAGITETNTTLQQISEQLKAQTDLLKDIKAATPAPTTTQTTTQEG, from the coding sequence ATGGCCGTCAGCAGCGTCACCAACAACAGCAATGTCGTGCTTCAGCCCAAGGGCAGCGCGAACCAGATGGGGCAGGGTGATTTCCTGCGCCTGATGACCGCGCAGCTGAGCCAGCAGGACCCGTTCAACCCGGTCGATAACCAGGCGATGGTCGCGCAGATGGCGCAATTTTCGAGCCTCGCCGGGATTACCGAGACCAACACCACGCTTCAGCAGATTTCGGAGCAGCTCAAGGCGCAGACCGACCTGCTCAAGGACATCAAGGCGGCCACTCCGGCGCCGACCACCACCCAGACCACCACGCAGGAGGGATAA
- the flgF gene encoding flagellar basal body rod protein FlgF, with protein MDRVIYTSLTAMRGSMARQTAIANNLANAQTPGFRADLAEAQTLWLDGNGIGGRAVSSEEVVGADMRAGTITATGRDLDIAMAGDAMLVVQAPNGEEAYTRRGDLQISPSGLLTTGDGNPVQGQQGPVTIPPADSIKIDQEGHVFVVPAGGDPENPLEVDRLRLATTTGSDVVKGLDNLFRVRNGGILPDDPEARVITRSIEGSNVTATVALVDMIEASKAWDSQLKLIEDARDMDSATANLMQLPR; from the coding sequence ATGGACCGCGTCATCTATACCAGCCTCACCGCGATGCGCGGCAGCATGGCCCGGCAGACGGCGATCGCGAACAACCTCGCGAACGCCCAGACGCCGGGGTTCCGCGCCGACCTGGCCGAGGCGCAGACGCTGTGGCTGGATGGCAATGGCATCGGCGGCCGCGCCGTGTCGTCGGAGGAAGTCGTCGGCGCCGACATGCGCGCCGGCACGATCACCGCGACCGGCCGTGACCTCGACATCGCGATGGCGGGCGACGCGATGCTCGTCGTCCAGGCCCCGAACGGCGAGGAGGCCTATACCCGCCGCGGCGACCTCCAGATTTCGCCGAGCGGGCTGCTGACCACGGGCGATGGCAACCCGGTGCAGGGGCAGCAGGGACCCGTCACGATCCCGCCCGCCGATTCGATCAAGATCGACCAGGAAGGCCACGTCTTCGTCGTTCCCGCAGGCGGCGACCCCGAGAACCCGCTCGAAGTCGACCGGCTGCGGCTTGCGACGACCACCGGGTCGGACGTGGTCAAGGGGCTCGACAATCTGTTTCGCGTGCGGAACGGCGGGATCCTGCCCGACGATCCCGAAGCGCGCGTCATCACCCGCTCGATCGAGGGCTCGAACGTCACCGCGACGGTCGCCCTCGTCGACATGATCGAGGCCAGCAAGGCCTGGGATTCGCAACTCAAGCTGATCGAGGACGCGCGCGACATGGACAGCGCGACCGCCAACCTGATGCAGCTGCCCCGTTAA
- a CDS encoding flagella basal body P-ring formation protein FlgA, with the protein MNRNLALGVAALAMMAPAEAPGQLPLEDWQTIDLLTQMVASTMGRTATPIDRRIRLARCPEQASVTAIDAQTLAVRCSSLGWRLRVPMSGPANAAAGGGFVAKPAAAAPVIRRGDNVRVTIDTASFAISYSATATQDGRVGDLIALRGSDAKSSLSAIVTGPGRARLAD; encoded by the coding sequence ATGAACCGCAATCTTGCCCTGGGTGTCGCCGCACTTGCCATGATGGCACCCGCCGAGGCCCCCGGCCAGCTTCCCCTCGAGGACTGGCAAACGATCGACCTGCTCACCCAGATGGTGGCGAGCACGATGGGCCGCACCGCCACCCCGATCGACCGCCGCATCCGGCTCGCGCGCTGCCCCGAACAGGCGTCGGTCACCGCGATCGATGCGCAGACCCTCGCGGTCCGCTGCTCGTCGCTCGGCTGGCGGCTGCGCGTACCGATGAGCGGCCCCGCGAACGCCGCCGCCGGCGGCGGTTTCGTCGCCAAGCCCGCCGCCGCCGCACCCGTTATCCGCCGCGGCGACAATGTCCGCGTCACGATCGATACCGCCAGCTTCGCGATCAGCTATTCGGCCACCGCGACGCAGGACGGCCGCGTCGGCGACCTGATCGCGCTGCGCGGCAGCGACGCCAAGAGCAGCCTGAGCGCCATCGTCACCGGCCCCGGTCGCGCCCGTCTCGCCGACTGA
- the flgC gene encoding flagellar basal body rod protein FlgC, translated as MTMNGNFSVFDISGRAMSAQLVRLNTTASNLANAGTVAGSETGAYRSMKPVFRTVMDDHGRATVQIDQVTTTKAAPSKRHDPNNPLADKDGNVWEAAVDSAAELVEMVETARQYQNNVQVLETAKGLINETLRMGQ; from the coding sequence ATGACGATGAACGGCAATTTCTCGGTCTTCGACATCAGCGGCCGCGCGATGTCGGCGCAGCTCGTCCGGCTCAACACCACCGCGTCGAACCTTGCCAATGCGGGAACCGTCGCGGGCAGCGAGACCGGCGCCTATCGCTCGATGAAGCCGGTGTTCCGCACCGTGATGGACGATCATGGCCGGGCGACGGTGCAGATCGATCAGGTCACGACGACCAAGGCCGCGCCGTCGAAACGGCACGACCCCAACAACCCGCTGGCCGACAAGGACGGCAACGTCTGGGAGGCCGCGGTCGATAGCGCCGCCGAGCTGGTCGAGATGGTCGAGACCGCGCGCCAGTATCAGAACAATGTCCAGGTCCTCGAAACCGCGAAGGGCCTGATCAACGAAACTCTCAGGATGGGACAATAA
- the flgG gene encoding flagellar basal-body rod protein FlgG encodes MSYGALHVARTGLDAQGFRMQVIANNLANVNTTGFKRDRANFETLGYQIMTQAGAPSSAENRYATGLNLGTGVELAGTSRMDTQGTLQTTGNALDIAIEGAGYFQVQMPDGRIGYTRAGNFNRAADGTMITADGKPLQPQIQIPEDATGISIGADGTVSAQVAGQADATELGRIEVARFANPSGLQAIGDNILVETASSGAPLVGAAGEEGRGTLRGGMLEGSNVNVVEELVDMIETQRAYEVNSKMIQATDEMLKNATQTL; translated from the coding sequence ATGAGCTATGGTGCCTTGCACGTCGCGCGGACCGGTCTGGATGCCCAGGGCTTCCGGATGCAGGTGATCGCGAACAACCTCGCCAACGTGAACACCACGGGCTTCAAGCGCGACCGCGCCAATTTCGAGACGCTGGGGTACCAGATCATGACGCAGGCGGGGGCGCCCTCGTCGGCGGAAAACCGCTATGCGACCGGGCTCAACCTCGGCACCGGGGTCGAGCTGGCGGGCACGTCGCGCATGGATACGCAGGGGACGCTGCAGACGACGGGCAACGCGCTCGACATCGCGATCGAGGGCGCGGGCTATTTTCAGGTCCAGATGCCCGACGGGCGTATCGGTTACACGCGCGCGGGCAATTTCAACCGCGCGGCCGACGGCACGATGATCACCGCCGACGGCAAGCCGCTCCAGCCGCAAATCCAGATCCCCGAGGATGCCACGGGCATCTCGATCGGGGCCGACGGCACCGTATCGGCGCAGGTCGCGGGGCAGGCCGATGCGACCGAACTCGGCCGGATCGAGGTCGCGCGCTTCGCCAATCCTTCGGGATTGCAGGCGATCGGCGACAATATCCTGGTCGAGACGGCTTCGTCGGGCGCGCCGCTGGTCGGCGCGGCGGGCGAGGAAGGCCGCGGCACTCTGCGCGGCGGGATGCTCGAAGGATCGAACGTCAATGTCGTCGAGGAGCTGGTCGACATGATCGAGACGCAGCGCGCCTATGAGGTCAATTCGAAGATGATCCAGGCCACCGACGAGATGCTGAAAAATGCCACGCAGACGCTCTGA
- a CDS encoding flagellar basal body P-ring protein FlgI: protein MIASFALSAPAAAQRIKDMGQFQGLRANQLTGYGIVVGLAGTGDDSLDYSTLGMKGAVQRFGLTLPPGVNPALKNAAAVMVTAELPPFAKPGQRLDVTVSAIGKAKSLRGGTLVLAPLYGADGQIYAMVQGNLVIGGLGVDAADGSKLTVNVPSSGRIANGATVERAVDTGFATGDWLTFNLHQFDATNAKRVTDAINAAVPGSASMIDGASIAIRTAGNGDERMRLISQIENLGVQRAEPPAKVIVNARTGTVVINGAVRVGTAAVSQGKLTVSIKESPMVVQPAPFSRGQTAVEQSSNVEVTEEYRPMMAVKPTASLSELVDAINRMGVPPGDLVAILEALSQAGALTAELVII from the coding sequence CTGATCGCCAGCTTCGCCCTGTCGGCGCCCGCGGCGGCGCAGCGCATCAAGGACATGGGCCAGTTCCAGGGCCTGCGCGCCAACCAGCTCACCGGCTACGGCATCGTCGTCGGGCTCGCGGGGACCGGCGACGACAGCCTCGATTATTCGACGCTGGGCATGAAGGGCGCGGTGCAGCGTTTCGGGCTGACCTTGCCGCCGGGGGTGAACCCGGCGCTCAAAAATGCCGCGGCGGTGATGGTGACGGCCGAACTGCCGCCTTTCGCCAAGCCCGGCCAGCGGCTCGACGTCACAGTGTCGGCGATCGGCAAGGCCAAGAGCCTGCGCGGCGGCACGCTGGTGCTCGCGCCGCTTTATGGCGCCGACGGCCAGATCTATGCGATGGTGCAGGGCAACCTCGTCATCGGCGGGCTGGGCGTCGATGCCGCCGACGGGTCGAAACTGACCGTGAACGTCCCCTCGAGCGGGCGTATCGCCAATGGCGCGACCGTCGAGCGTGCGGTCGATACCGGTTTTGCGACGGGCGACTGGCTGACCTTCAACCTTCACCAGTTCGACGCGACCAACGCCAAGCGCGTCACCGACGCGATCAACGCCGCGGTGCCGGGCAGCGCGTCGATGATCGACGGCGCGAGCATCGCGATCCGCACCGCGGGCAACGGCGACGAACGCATGCGGCTGATCTCGCAGATCGAAAACCTTGGCGTCCAGCGCGCCGAGCCGCCGGCGAAGGTCATCGTCAACGCGCGCACCGGCACGGTGGTGATCAACGGCGCGGTCCGCGTCGGGACCGCCGCGGTGTCGCAGGGCAAGCTCACCGTCTCGATCAAGGAATCGCCGATGGTCGTCCAGCCCGCGCCGTTCAGCCGCGGCCAGACCGCGGTCGAACAGTCGAGCAATGTCGAGGTGACCGAGGAATATCGTCCGATGATGGCGGTCAAGCCGACCGCCTCGCTGTCCGAGCTCGTCGATGCGATCAACCGCATGGGCGTCCCCCCCGGCGACCTTGTCGCCATCCTCGAGGCGCTGAGCCAGGCCGGCGCGCTCACAGCCGAACTGGTGATCATATGA
- the flgK gene encoding flagellar hook-associated protein FlgK codes for MSDLLSIGYSGLRAYSRAMSTVGDNIANAQTVGYARRTLALREMASGTESALVGRNVSGGGVTIGGLDRSVDKWLIDDARVSAGDADRAATRLSWMTRVEGALSDDSNGISTNLTKLFTTADQLTADPNNPTLRAQFLQSAADIATGFRDSAGQLSGMADGISGAAQSSVSELNANLDALEGINAGLRKARPGSTNEASLLDERDRLVGAISSQMAVTPSYDDKGTVTLRATSSGDTLVGGGTVTHVAVTAAADGRLSFSAGGAAIDPGSGNLAGLGQAADHVADQRAGLDAAAAQFAGQLNAAHQAGIDANGNAGQPLFAGTTAATLTATPLSADQVAAANASGSNGNMLAFGAMRGANDPEAAWSGRLAMQAQATASARAQEAAAWTRADGAAAARDSVSGVDLDREAADLLRFQQAYSAAARTIQVARETMQALLSAI; via the coding sequence ATGAGCGACCTCTTGAGCATCGGCTACAGCGGGCTGCGCGCCTATTCGCGCGCGATGTCGACCGTGGGCGACAATATCGCCAACGCCCAGACCGTCGGTTATGCGCGGCGCACGCTGGCGCTGCGCGAAATGGCGAGCGGGACCGAATCGGCGCTTGTCGGCCGCAACGTCAGCGGCGGCGGGGTCACGATCGGCGGGCTCGATCGCTCGGTGGACAAATGGCTGATCGACGATGCGCGCGTTTCGGCGGGCGACGCCGATCGCGCCGCGACGCGGCTGTCGTGGATGACCCGCGTCGAAGGCGCGCTCAGCGACGACAGCAACGGCATATCGACCAACCTCACCAAATTGTTCACCACCGCCGACCAGCTTACCGCCGACCCGAACAACCCGACCTTGCGCGCGCAATTCCTTCAGTCGGCGGCCGACATCGCGACGGGTTTCCGCGACAGTGCGGGGCAGCTTTCGGGCATGGCCGACGGCATTTCGGGCGCGGCGCAATCGTCGGTGAGCGAGCTCAACGCCAATCTCGACGCGCTCGAGGGGATCAACGCCGGCCTGCGCAAGGCGCGTCCGGGGTCGACCAACGAGGCGAGCCTGCTCGACGAGCGCGACCGGCTGGTGGGTGCGATCTCGTCGCAGATGGCCGTGACGCCGAGCTACGACGACAAGGGCACGGTGACGCTGCGCGCGACGTCGTCGGGCGACACGCTCGTCGGCGGCGGAACGGTCACACATGTCGCGGTCACCGCCGCGGCCGACGGCCGGCTGAGTTTCTCGGCCGGCGGCGCTGCGATCGATCCGGGGTCGGGCAATCTGGCCGGGCTCGGGCAGGCGGCGGACCATGTCGCCGATCAGCGCGCCGGGCTCGACGCCGCGGCGGCGCAGTTCGCGGGCCAGCTCAACGCGGCGCATCAGGCGGGCATCGATGCGAACGGCAATGCCGGGCAGCCGCTGTTCGCCGGCACGACCGCCGCGACGCTCACCGCGACGCCGCTGTCGGCCGATCAGGTCGCGGCCGCCAACGCGAGCGGGAGCAACGGCAATATGCTCGCCTTCGGGGCAATGCGCGGCGCGAACGATCCCGAAGCCGCCTGGTCGGGCCGGCTCGCCATGCAGGCGCAGGCGACCGCCTCGGCGCGCGCGCAGGAAGCGGCGGCGTGGACGCGCGCCGACGGTGCTGCTGCCGCGCGCGACAGCGTGAGCGGGGTCGATCTGGACCGCGAGGCGGCCGACCTGCTGCGTTTCCAGCAGGCCTATTCGGCGGCGGCGCGCACGATCCAGGTCGCGCGCGAAACGATGCAAGCGCTGCTGAGCGCGATTTAA
- a CDS encoding rod-binding protein, producing the protein MTTPISSIGAAPAPAGGGDGGLRKAAEAFEAVILRQLMASMRQAKLGDDIFGSSATDNFREMADAKTADTMASLGQFGIAALVEAQFRGRASSLGGGPQ; encoded by the coding sequence ATGACGACACCCATTTCTTCGATCGGCGCGGCCCCGGCCCCGGCCGGCGGCGGCGACGGCGGGCTGCGCAAGGCGGCCGAGGCGTTCGAGGCGGTGATCCTGCGCCAGCTGATGGCGTCGATGCGCCAGGCGAAGCTGGGCGACGACATCTTCGGGTCGAGCGCGACCGACAATTTCCGCGAAATGGCCGACGCCAAGACCGCCGACACGATGGCCTCGCTCGGCCAGTTCGGGATCGCGGCGCTGGTCGAGGCGCAGTTCCGCGGCCGGGCGTCAAGCCTTGGCGGAGGCCCGCAATGA